Below is a genomic region from Trichomycterus rosablanca isolate fTriRos1 chromosome 15, fTriRos1.hap1, whole genome shotgun sequence.
atttatttattattccattgtgtgtgcatgttccgagttataatttagttatatttatcaattataaatattaggaaaaactggttgtttgtttgtgtgtgtgtgtagagatgtactttacatgttcttacaacaattataaacatacataaGTACAGCTGATTAAAGATTGGCAGGTGGTGTCTTATAACACATAAGAGTAATATAGTCGTTATGAGtagaaacaacaaaaacatgacagtaaagAAGAGGGAGTGGtaaattgcagcagtaatgcaaaaaaaaagatgaataatcagtaattattattcagaataataaatcaataataaaatactattctAGGTACTCAACACAGGGTAATTACAGGCATTTTAgaacagatatactgtataatattaagtgtaaataatcataattactcataataatgatttttatttctattatagttgttgtaataatagtattattggtgatgggagtagtaactgtaattataatgttatggagaaCCAATAGACGGTTAGTGGAGCGTTTCTTCCATCTTCCaacaaaatgtgaaaacacgaactaaatctgtgtgtatgtgtgtgttttcttttatgtatgtatacttttatgtatttttatgtaatataaaaattgtTAGGAGGATTTAGTGGCGTTGGTGTTGCACGGTGTACACAGTCTGTattttgtactgtgtgtgtgtgtgtgtgtgtgtgtgtgtgtaactttaACCTTTGTCCTCTGAGTCCCGCAGCGGCGACTCCCATTTCTGACGGGTTTTTGTCAccgtttgcaggttctccggcTGGTACTCACACTCAGGCTGGAACTCATTGTTCTCGCTACCTGATCTGAAGGCATGAGGATCCAGGTGTGGTTCGTCAGCTCCGGCACCTGGAGCTAACCACACCTGGGTCCTCATGCCTGAGTGTGAGTACCAgccggagaacctgcaaacggcGACAAAAACCTGTCAGAAATGGGAGTCGCCGATGTGGGACTCAGAGGACAAAGGttagggttacacacacacacacacacaagtcgcACCAACTTGTGTTCCTAGGCAGCACAGATGATATCTGTTGAGCCCAATTTAAGCCCAACCTCCTTCTAACCCAAACTATGATAACCCAACATGTTTTTAACACTAATTAGGAAAACCCCAACATGTATCTAACCCAAATTAGAATGACCCCAAGCTAGTTCTAACCATAAAATAATCCTTTTTTTACTATCAGGCAATGACAATTAGAaggaggcagagtaaaaacatcaacatcattTCACTATTAAATTTACTTTCACGAAAACAGGTGAGCATAAAAAGTGTAGGTTTTCACAttaacaatacacacaaaatCTTATTTCTATAACTTTTGGAACTTAATGacttcatttgctgtttttcagtcctttgaagCAATGTTGTACATTGTTcacgttcttgtatttctctctgtgtttagtaccgtaatggGGATTTAAATTATAAACCTTAACCTtaatgacttcagtaaataaatagacacCCTTGTGAACAAATTGCAGTTTTTATCTATTGCACTCACAGTTCTATTTGCgaacacattacggtgaagctggatacacacgcacacacctaaatcataaactgagagggaaataaatgaataaataaatgaataaattacttAATTTGAGTTCATATACACTGACACATtcctaaaacaacacatggctctTTTTTAAACTCAGAAATggctttaacacagctaacactgaaacataaaatatcttatttcacttatttggattttattgatacacagcttTGACAGCTTTCACTTTAAccaagatgtgtctgactttgaaatatgtttatgaaacgttatgctttagcagaatatgacttataatgtcccatttctcacaatacagtgaaatatacaaacacatttttaacacagatgtcacttataaagactttataaatcagtattgttcagcacagacaaatccaaacactgctttacacattttttatgtatttatgtgtttaatgtgttcattgtttatgtatttatttagttattcactcattcatgaccCTAACACTCACTTTAACAACACATCTATGGCTCTAGAAGTCCAGGTGACACATAtccagggccagctgtagcctagtggttaaggtactaggctagtggttaaggtactaggccagtgaccagagggtcactggttcaagccccaccactgctaggttatcactgttgggcccttgagcaaggctcctaaccctcaattgctcagactgtatactgtcactgtaatgtaagttgctttggataaaggcgtctgctaaaggctgaaaatgtaaatatccacctattttactttaaaaaacaaaaaactctctctctctctctctctctctctctctctctctctctctctctctctctctctctctctctctctctcaattcaattcaattcaatttgctttattgacatgacaaatttacatatttgtattgtcaaagcttacattagtatatataaatatttgaaaaaaagaacaagtatatacatagaaaaaaaatggtaataaaatattcattatgtaattagacaattattcacacaaaaaaaagagaaaatattactgtgtgtgtgtggtgggtgtgtgatgtgtgtgtgtgtgtgtgtgtgtgtgtgttgtgtgtggtgtgtgtgtggtgtgtgtgtggtgtgtgtgcggggggtgggtggggggatgatctggtgtttcactcactgtcccggagTGTGTGACACTCCTGTACATATCTGGCTGCAGTGGAGGCTGATGGTCCATCTCCTAATATAATGGCCAGTTTCTCGCTGTCTGTCAGCGTTCTGAAGCCGCTCACCTCTCTTCCAAACTGATCAAAATATTTGTGTctaattgttgtgtattttgggcagtttagaaggaagtgcacctctgtctcaacctcacctgtcctgcagtgaccacacagtctctcctctctggggatccaggacttttttaacctgcctctctcgatggccaggctgtggtcaCTCAGTCTGTAGTTGGTGAGAATGTGTCTCTGCTTCGTATCTCGGACAGTGAGGAGATACGTGGCCaggttgtattcatgttttagggtcagatagcagttcagtctgttttgggattgagtttgggttgtccaatgttccagataagtgtttttgaggtgtttgataatttgggtgatcctgattggtgtttgggaagcagtgctggtcagagagttagggttgttaggggtcagtgtgttggtcagtctctgGACCAGCTGACACAGGGGACTCTTTTCAGGGTAGAGCTCTTGCGATAGGAGTGCCTGAAACTGCAGGCTTGTTGTGGGACTGGATTTTAGGTGCATCCAGAATTTAAgggctctttttttaatattaataattaatgggtatcggcctaattcagccctgcatgcgttggttggggtttttctttgtacatgtaaaatcattctgcagaattctgcatgcaggacttcagcgggatgcttgtcccatctagtgtagtctctctctcacacacacacacacacacacacacacacacatctgcaaaagctagcaacaaacactggtgttgtccatttatatattacacattccaACACAATTTTACTCTCATGTTCTATTGACCCTACACCTCCTCCTACACtgctgcaggtgttttagatctttgtttttatcataacgtgtctctaatgctactttcacaagcactgaaaggtttctaaagctatttgtttgtttcaaaTTCAATATTCACTACATTGTatagggtttagggttgtttgtttgtttgtctttctttcttttggcacaacatgtttagaaaaaaaattcttaacattaaacattagttaCAGAAAAATCTGTCATGTGGAATACATCACATCGATTGTGGACCGATTTACTGTGAGGATAAAACAGTGGAGGTTCTAAGTTACGCGCTTTACATGAGGCCTACTCCGAGCAGCTGCGGTCACAGTGGGCGGTCGCTGCTTAACTCCGCCCCATTGTCTTCAACTAGGTCCGGTAGAGGGAAATAACAGGCTCGCTGTGAACGCTCATCCTGCATTGACTCACTTCATCTCGACGAGAGCAGTAACGATGTCCGGAAGAGGAAAAGGCGGCAAAGGTCTTGGAAAAGGAGGCGCTAAGCGTCACCGCAAAGTTCTCCGTGATaacatccagggtattactaaacccgccatccgccgtttggctcgccgtggcggtgtaaagcgtatttccggcttgatctacgaggagacccgcggtgtgctcaaggttttccttgagaacgtcatccgtgatgccgtcacctacaccgagcacgccaagagaaagaccgtcaccgcaatggacgtggtgtacgctctgaaacgccagggacgcaccctgtacggattcgggggttaaacgttcagacctcaacgctaacacaacggctcttttaagagccacacATATTTTCTACAAAAGAAAAAgttctccttttttattattaatattgttattattagtagtagcacGTTCACTGATGCGTACATTTGCAAATCAGTCGTTTAGCCCCAAAAGCTTGAAATCATtattataagtaaaaataacacattcactTTATGTAGCCCTAAAAGCTTGGAATTATCATTAGTAATTTTAGTATTATTGTTTAGCTGTCATACGGCGTGTTTGCATACTACCAATGTACAtccatactgtagattacactacaatcattaacatgatctctgtgtaaaatacagtaaaacattgtgcccaaatgccttgcttaaaaaacaaacaaaaaatatacatctatcctatctatatatttatatataaaatgtaataaaatattgctaTTGATTCTTTTATATTCGGTTTTAAAACATGTCTCGACCTCAGATTAAGCGTGAACAGACAACAAAGAACAGATTCTAGTGAATGGGGCAGAAGGGGGCGTGGAACGGTATGTCTCCTGTCCaatagaaacccaggaccttggacCAATCAGAGTTACTTGTTTCATCTTGTCTTACTCAGCATGCAGGGTTAATAAAGCGGGCGTGTAGAGCGTCTACATTCACTTGCAGTTTGTTCTAGAGAaaacagcagcatcatgccTGAACCAGCGAAGTCCGCGCCCAAGAAGGGCTCCAAGAAAACCGTCACCAAGACCGCCGTCAAAGGAGGCAAGAAGCGCAGAAAGGCCAGGAAGGAGAGCTACGCTATCTACGTGTACAAGGTCATGAAACAGGTCCACCCTGATACCGGGATCTCCTCCAAGGCTATGGGCATCATGAACTCCTTCGTCAACGACATTTTCGAGCGTATCGCTGGTGAGTCCTCTCGTCTGGCTCACTACAACAAGCGCTCCACCATTACCTCCAGGGAGATCCAGACCGCCGTGCGCCTGCTGCTTCCCGGTGAGCTGGCCAAGCACGCCGTGTCCGAGGGTACCAAGGCCGTCACCAAGTACACCAGCTCCAAGTAAAGCGCCTTAGTCGCTCTGGCAAACCAACggttcttttaagagccacccatcttatcaagttaagagaattttcctctttttaaatattatatctgAATATGTTATACACTCTTTATCTAGATAGCTTCCCTTGTTTGTAatacttgattttttttatttattaatatattactatTTTTGGGCACTGCTGTTTTTCACGAGTTGTCCACGACTGTCACTATGTGGTGAGTTTAGGAGATTACACAATAAAATATCGCTACTCTAAAAAAAGATATTATAATACTAATAGCTGCTATTCtgtggactgttacagtttttgtggacagttggttgttcaacagtatttgaaaaaacatttttaaatggtatcttttgttgagtttttattacacaatatttactctgaccttttttgaatcctgcacctgaaaaatgacccaaagtataaaaaaaactaaaactaatactagaactgataaaaactacactaaaactaagcattaaaaaaataataaaaatttaaaagaactagcaaacccactataaaaacaagagaaaaaagtcacaatgaaataaaactaaactataatgaaaaatccaaaactattataacattgattcctacatgtaatacattaatgaattcattgtgaatatgcacaagttcattttgtctaatgtaagtggtggagaaGGTACAGAATGTAgtcgagttaaagtagagatgggAGTGtcaccactctgttctctctactgcTCTGGATACACTTAAAATATCGTCCCGTTATTAATGTTATGATTGAAGTTGTGTTTAAGATGACAGTGTAATGGTCAACTATTATCATTAAACAGCATTAAGTGGCTCCATTTATATGCATTCTGACatttcaaagtcagacacatcttgattaaagtgaaagtgatcttagctgtgtatcaataaaatccaaataagtaaaataagacATTTTATATGTCGGTGTCAGCTGTgttaaagccatttctaagTTAAACATTAGAAAGTGCAGCTTTATAAATAAGATGTATCAGATAAATAACTTAAATAGACTCTTTTTTGTGAGTGTTAGAAAGATCAGTAGAATGTGAATGttggagccatgtgttgttttagaaatgtgtcagtataTGTGAACTTAAAGCTGACACGGGGATGTTCTGTAGATCTTACAGCACAAATATGTAGGAATGACTGAAATGAATGTCAGTGTGTtaaaatattcttcttattatcatcattattattctaaattatgtttttttcttcttccatTTCAGCTGcatgacagttaagcaccctggactcgatctagtcctgcttggtagctgtgttttactCCGCACTAAACAgagtaacagaacaaaaacatgccagtaaagaAGAGGGAGCAGTAAATTGCAGCGGTGGTTAAAATATAACGctactaatgcaaaaaaaaaaaaaaagtcagaagaaatcagtaattattattcagaataatgtatcaatatcaataataaaatattattttaggtACTCAACACAGGGTACTTACAGGCATCTTAGGAAagacatattgtaaaatattaactgtaaataatcataattactcataataatcaatttgtttttttctattatagttgttgtcgtaataatagtattattggtgatggtagtagtagtagtaacttaTAATATAACTAGttacttataatgttatggagaaCCAATAGACAATTAGTGGAGCGTGGCTCCCATCTAGTGGTCAAAATGTGACAACACACGAAcaaaatgtatatgtgtataagtgttttcttttatgtatgtattttttttatgtatttgtgtgtgtgtgtgtttgtgtgtgtgtgtatacacacattttactcaaacacacacagatactactaaTAAACAAAAGTGCTGTAAGAACTggtgacaaacatacacaatacacaacacagaaTTGCAGGACTGCAGTCTGAGTCCAACACTGTTTAATATCTACATAAATGATTTAGTGTGCAGCTCCCGGACACACTCTGCAGGACGGGGAAGTAAAATTTATACTCTATGCAGCTGCACCTAGACCTGTTGGAGCAGTACTGCCAGAACTGGGCCCTAGCAGTACATCTAAAGAAAACAGAAATGATGGTGTTCCAAAAACAAACCTAGATGTCAGGAATACATGGCACCAGTTTACCATGGTCAGCACTGCCCTGGAGCACACAATGCAGTACACTTACCTTGGTctcatcattacatttacattttcagcatttagcagacgcgtttatccaaagcgacttacagtacagttacagtatacaatctgagcaattgagggttaagggccttgctcaagggcccaacagcagcaacctgtcagtggtggggcttgaaccagcaaccttctgattactagtccagtaccctaaccactaggctacggctgtACTCATTACTGAATCAGTGAGTTTCAGCATGGCAGTGAATGCACTAAAGGAAAAAGCCGGCAGAGGCCTGTACACAATCAGGAGGAGATTTTACAACATTGACATCCCCACCTCAATGGAGTAAATTATTTGTTAGTGTGATACAGCCCGTTGCACTGTACGGGAGTGAAGTATGGGGTCCACTCAATTTTTTACAGTTCTATTAAATGGTACAAACATCCAACAGAAACCCTGCATGTTCATTTCTGTAGAATGATTTTATAAGTCCAAAGGAAAACACTGACCATCACCTGCAGGGCAGAAATAGGCCGAatttaaacatacaaaaaagatCTCAACATTTCTTGATACACCTAAAGTCAAGTCCCAAAGAGTCACTACAATTTAAAGCACTACAGCACATACAGGCCTCACCATAGATCACAGCACTGTCCAACAGCTCATAGCTAACAGTAAGAACAGGTATCTAGAACACTGGGAGAACCAAATCCAATCTCACAGTAGACTAGAATACCATCgtgaaataaaaagtaaatataaactgGAGCCACATCTTACAGTGGAGACAGAGATGCACTTCCTTCTTCACTGCCAAAAATTCAAACCAACACAAGAAAATGTCACAGACAGATTTAAACAACAAATCCCTCACTGCACAGTacctgagacacacacacacacacacctatatatgtTTATTAAGAACATTTTTATATCCTCTGTATATCGTTATGTAAATTagacaaattattttttattgtctattattTGTGTTCTCTGTtcagttttactgtttatagTTTGTACTGCTTTGGGAATATTGTTTTCTACTGTCATGCCTACAGAGCTACTTGAATCTGAATCTACATAGTACATAAATAACAGCAGTCAGAAACTGAGCATCATGTTAGGAGAGGAGAAGGAGAGAAGCACTGTAGCAGCACAGTATGTATCTGCCTGCAACAGTCTGAGAGACACGGACTGATACACCCGAACAGAGGAACAGTCTGAATTAACCCACAAAGAGAAAGTGTTCCATATATAcatgtcttttatttttaaattttaaattttttttatttatatttcctttttttccccTGTATATACATTCATATTCTGTCTTTTCAATGCTTTAGCAATACTGTAAGTATTACAACAGTCACGCTAATAAAGCTCTTGGAATGAaatagagagagaaaaaaacagatatagagataaagattatttatttattcatttaaattattattattattgtatggttatttatttatttttacttttttaagcaCCACACCATATGTGGAATAATAATCATAAGCACTagctgtagtagtagtagggcttttttttctgttgtatttgtttttgttttaggcCATCAATCCTGTGATAATTTTATTCTTGCTCTTCTTCTGTTATtatgacatcatcatcatcatcatcatcattattttcatcatcatcactaaaCATGGACATACAGTCCAATGAGAATTTGTCACACATGAGGCACAAGAAAACAGATAATTTAATATCTGCAAATGATACGTAAAGACGAAAAGccttattaatttaaatgtttttaaataaacatcaacctctattttttcttttaaaattattttaatttaattataaagaGGATATGATCTCAGTCTTTTACCGATCCCTAAAGAGTTCTCTCTTCTCCCTGAAGTATTTTTACTAATCATCAAATAATctgttttaaagaagaaaaactcatcattctataaataaaagacatttaaacatgtacatatatgtaaataacattataacagtaatacttCCTCTAATTAGTGCCTTAATGTCCCGATAGCAATCTATTACGTGCCTTTTGCCGGACGCTGTGCGTGGGGCCCCCCGTATTTTGGGCCTCAGATCGCCTCTGCTTTCGGTACCCAGGGTCCCCGGCCCGAGGCCGGCAGGGGCCCGCAACCCGTCCGGCTCTGCCACCCCAGAATTGTATTTCTGTATTGCAAATGGGATGACATgtattactacagtatattgcaaGTAGGACTTATGTCGCAACTGGAATGAGATCCTATATCATTACAGTATATCGCAAGTGAGATTCAGAATATATTGCAAATGGGATAAGTCTATTTATGATTATATAAGCAAATtttgacaaacacacacacacacatatatatatatatatatatatatatatatatatatatatcagtggcgatttctgtaagactgcaagggaagctcagcttcccctaaaatgtcaaaaattaaatggtcaaatatgtacagttgtgttaacatttcattgactacaaatgcgttagaacacgttcatcttgaagacgagttcattcagaatcagctacttatcacaaatcgactcgattttgttaactcatacattcatgcatttacccgcagacgctgagcgtctctttgcttctatggggctgcatgggcgggacttcgaaacttgccggtcattggataaatgccacgattttgtcccgcccccggacgctgagcgtctctgggggtgaatgagctgtgggcgggtctggacgctgagcttctgcaagatgattggaggatcagtcgaaaggctgaatcccgttttgattgacagctgtcgctgggagcttcagtaccatcgcggattttgcgagtgaagtcggaagacaaactgcaacccatttcaggccattttcttgaaaactaacaaaggggagaatttatatataaataaattgacaaattttatgatgtaagccgacaatgagcttcccctctttgaaagaccagcagccgccactatATTTTTTACCTATGCGATATGTTGGAAATGGGAATGTCAGATCTCAGGTTTGGAGCGAGGTAGGACTTCCAAATCTGCGTTCCTCTCTAAGTCTCCACCTCCCCAACCTATGGTGCAAGTTTGAAAAAGAtcagagaaacaaagaaaaaaattggACCAAAAAATCTCTTAAGGGTTTTGGTCATACTATACTGGTTTtggaccaaataaaaataaaaataaactcatACCATTTCCAGTATAATAAAGGCATGAAaaatatacagcttttggacagTGAAAAGTCATCCCATTTGCAATATATTGAATACTTGAGTGGGGTCCCATAAGCAGCATACAGTAGTGAAGGCCCAAATGCTTATTTTTCACACTTCCCAAGGGTCTACAGACACGAAACACATACCAATGGATTCGTCTTGATGAGTAGATGTCATTTGACACCAGAAACGGCAGCTAATTCCGCTGGAAATTGCCGAAAATCGCCccgttttttattatgtaattaatttttttactaaattaacatgtttatcgGGCACTTTGTTGGACAAATTTGGTACCCATGCACTCGGGAGGACTCCTAGATTACGATTCAATCGAGTCCCGGTGTCAGTGTTTGACTGTTTATTCCCGCCAAGCCTATGAGGCCTTTGTTAGCAACCGAATGCTAATGACACTCGTTTTTCATACTTCCCGGTGATCAACATGCAAGATACACATATCAATAGATTTGTCTCGATGAGTAGATGCTGTTTGACACCAGCAGCTTGAGCTAACTCCACGGGAAATCGCGGAAAATCGCCCCGTTTTTATAACGTTTAGCtactaaattaacatgtttattgggCACTTAGGTAGACAAATTTGGTATGGTTACACTCGGGAAAACTCGTAGTTTGTAATGCAAACAAGTTTTGTTGTCCTAGAGGTTCTGGAACCTTTAGAAATGGTTCAAAGTCAGGCAAAAGAAACACAGGAAGGCCTTAAAAATGTTCAAGTAGACCTAGGGCTTCCAGATTTTTCACACTGCTTCTAGAGGTGTCCACAGCCCACACATTCGAGTTTTGAGTCGATCGGACCTTTCAAAGCAGTGTTACATAGAGCGTGTAAGAATCTGAATGGGAATAAATTGGGATTTGGACGTGTCCAAACGGGGTAGCAAGGTCCGATGGGTCCGAAATTTTGGCGACATTGTCGACATAGGCTC
It encodes:
- the LOC134329054 gene encoding histone H4; the encoded protein is MSGRGKGGKGLGKGGAKRHRKVLRDNIQGITKPAIRRLARRGGVKRISGLIYEETRGVLKVFLENVIRDAVTYTEHAKRKTVTAMDVVYALKRQGRTLYGFGG
- the LOC134329034 gene encoding histone H2B-like, which translates into the protein MPEPAKSAPKKGSKKTVTKTAVKGGKKRRKARKESYAIYVYKVMKQVHPDTGISSKAMGIMNSFVNDIFERIAGESSRLAHYNKRSTITSREIQTAVRLLLPGELAKHAVSEGTKAVTKYTSSK